One Paenibacillus sp. FSL W8-0186 genomic window carries:
- a CDS encoding response regulator transcription factor encodes MKILLVEDEEELSDIVSRGLRKYGYAVDKAYDGEEAMDYYSVNEYDIVILDLNIPKLDGLEVLGKIRLNDNRTKILILSARSAVDDRVRGLNMGANDYLTKPFDFLELEARVRTLSRIMYVQQTDELMCGGLVLNRATRLVSYQDGKLALTKKEYAILEYMMLHKGKAIATEQLLNHVWDSDAALYPDSLKYHIHSIKKKLVEAGCPPDLIQNIRGVGYKVEETSG; translated from the coding sequence ATGAAAATTTTACTTGTCGAGGATGAGGAAGAATTGTCCGATATCGTCAGTCGCGGATTGCGCAAGTACGGCTATGCTGTGGATAAAGCTTATGACGGCGAAGAAGCAATGGATTACTACAGCGTCAATGAGTACGATATCGTCATTCTGGATCTGAACATTCCCAAGCTAGACGGGCTGGAGGTCCTCGGAAAAATCAGACTCAATGACAATCGGACAAAGATTCTCATTTTGTCTGCCCGGAGCGCAGTCGACGACCGGGTACGGGGATTGAACATGGGTGCTAACGACTACTTGACCAAGCCGTTTGATTTTCTGGAACTGGAAGCTAGAGTCAGGACACTATCGCGTATTATGTACGTTCAGCAGACTGACGAGCTGATGTGCGGGGGGCTCGTTTTGAACCGAGCAACAAGGTTGGTCTCTTACCAAGACGGTAAACTCGCGCTAACCAAGAAAGAGTACGCGATCTTGGAATATATGATGCTGCACAAAGGCAAAGCTATCGCTACTGAACAGCTACTAAACCATGTATGGGATAGCGATGCTGCTCTCTATCCGGATAGCTTGAAATACCATATTCATTCTATAAAGAAGAAGCTTGTGGAAGCCGGTTGCCCTCCTGATCTTATTCAAAATATTCGCGGTGTCGGCTATAAGGTCGAGGAAACGTCGGGATGA
- a CDS encoding ATP-binding protein → MKIANKLSLRIRITLLAGGILVLCSIILTGAAFYNAYTLFYELTAAEVLLPPNAPQSAELGDVPINTVRSTVLAAKAHFDHVGLTTLAAVSILGMVMVYTVAGRSLLPIHRLSKTIATITEANLKKRIPEEGRKDEVGALGHSFNVMLDRLERSFVRQKQFSANAAHELKTPLATINAGIQVLRLEEAPTVADYEETLTTVERNVKRLMAVVDDLLTLYDEQDEGSIDAVNLKEMFDTICGELRFRFEEKQLEVDLHCELQTVQANPVLLYRACFNLVENAAKYNKDGGRIWIKTFAEDRGGKIVIYDTGRGIPASELQSIFDPFHRVNKSRSRKEGGAGLGLSIVKSIVEKHGWRVSVESVPEQGSTFTIMF, encoded by the coding sequence ATGAAGATTGCGAACAAGCTTTCATTACGCATTAGGATTACGCTCCTGGCCGGCGGCATTCTGGTCCTCTGCTCTATTATTTTAACGGGTGCCGCATTTTATAATGCTTATACTTTATTTTACGAATTGACGGCAGCCGAAGTGTTGCTTCCTCCGAACGCGCCACAGAGCGCTGAGCTAGGCGATGTTCCTATTAACACGGTCAGGTCTACCGTATTAGCTGCCAAGGCACATTTCGATCATGTTGGTCTTACGACCCTAGCAGCTGTATCCATACTCGGAATGGTGATGGTCTATACTGTAGCAGGGCGTTCGTTATTGCCCATCCATCGCTTAAGCAAAACGATCGCTACCATAACTGAAGCCAATCTAAAGAAAAGGATTCCCGAAGAAGGACGCAAAGACGAGGTCGGGGCGCTCGGGCATTCTTTTAACGTCATGCTAGATAGGCTCGAAAGATCGTTCGTCAGGCAAAAACAATTCTCCGCGAATGCGGCCCACGAACTCAAGACGCCGCTCGCCACAATCAACGCCGGCATACAGGTGCTTCGTCTGGAAGAAGCGCCGACGGTGGCCGATTACGAAGAGACATTGACCACGGTCGAACGCAACGTGAAGCGGCTTATGGCCGTCGTAGACGACTTGTTGACGCTATATGACGAGCAAGACGAAGGCTCTATAGACGCGGTTAACTTAAAGGAGATGTTCGATACGATATGCGGCGAACTTCGCTTCCGGTTCGAAGAGAAGCAATTGGAGGTTGACTTGCATTGTGAGCTGCAAACCGTACAGGCCAATCCGGTCTTGTTGTATCGGGCATGCTTCAACTTGGTCGAGAATGCGGCCAAATATAATAAGGACGGCGGCAGGATCTGGATCAAGACGTTTGCGGAAGATAGGGGCGGCAAGATTGTCATTTACGATACCGGCCGCGGAATTCCAGCCAGTGAACTGCAATCTATTTTTGATCCGTTCCATCGAGTGAACAAGTCACGTTCACGTAAGGAAGGTGGTGCCGGGCTGGGACTTTCCATTGTCAAATCTATTGTGGAGAAGCATGGATGGCGAGTTTCGGTGGAGAGTGTGCCGGAACAAGGATCGACATTTACCATTATGTTTTGA
- a CDS encoding LacI family DNA-binding transcriptional regulator has product MANIIDIAKRAGVSVSTVSRVLNNHPYVSESKRKAVQDVIDELDYTPNRLAVNLIRKVTRSIGVVMPYNNNQAFDQLLHGVLNRSVEYEYSVMVLPTKYDPQIELSYLNMLKNKQLDGIVITSRSNTWETIIPYTKYGTIVACEFTDHHEIGCAYVDRYASFLDTFQLLKDKGHSQVAFTTARGEESTSTSLIIKAYKKIFGDLPAGYHISDCHSIDDGLRVAQQLLNMEVRPTAVYANGDEVATGFYQYARSIQLKVPDDLAIIGQENQPVGIGLGLSTVDHKLVKVGEQAFDLVIENSQNKVKIPYHIIVRQSI; this is encoded by the coding sequence ATGGCAAATATTATTGATATAGCAAAGCGTGCGGGTGTGTCGGTATCAACAGTATCAAGGGTGCTAAATAATCATCCTTACGTATCTGAGTCTAAGCGGAAAGCAGTGCAAGATGTGATTGATGAATTGGATTACACACCAAATCGCTTAGCAGTAAATTTAATCCGTAAGGTGACAAGGAGTATCGGTGTAGTCATGCCTTACAACAACAATCAAGCATTTGATCAGCTGCTGCATGGCGTACTTAATCGATCGGTTGAATATGAGTATTCTGTGATGGTTCTTCCTACGAAATATGACCCTCAAATAGAGCTTAGTTACTTAAATATGTTGAAGAATAAACAACTGGATGGAATCGTTATTACATCGCGCTCGAACACTTGGGAGACGATAATACCATATACCAAATATGGAACAATTGTTGCGTGCGAGTTTACGGACCATCATGAGATCGGCTGTGCCTATGTGGATCGATATGCATCTTTTTTAGATACGTTTCAACTGTTAAAGGATAAAGGTCATTCACAGGTCGCTTTTACAACAGCAAGAGGAGAAGAGAGCACTAGTACATCGCTGATAATTAAAGCGTATAAAAAAATTTTTGGTGATCTGCCTGCAGGATACCATATCAGTGATTGTCACAGCATTGATGATGGGTTAAGAGTGGCTCAACAACTGCTTAATATGGAGGTTAGACCCACGGCTGTTTACGCGAACGGTGATGAAGTTGCAACGGGCTTTTATCAGTATGCAAGGAGCATACAATTGAAAGTACCGGATGATCTAGCGATTATTGGCCAAGAGAATCAACCTGTTGGAATTGGTTTAGGCCTATCTACAGTTGATCATAAATTGGTTAAAGTCGGTGAACAGGCTTTTGATCTTGTAATTGAAAACTCTCAAAATAAGGTGAAAATTCCTTATCATATCATTGTACGGCAATCAATATAA
- a CDS encoding HAD family hydrolase, translating into MYSTVIFDIDGTIINTEQAVLGSLQKLLEKNYDRKMEQHELAFVLGIPGTVSLRQLGIEDIEHANKCWNDLMSDYRHTIHVYEGFQQVFTNLREQSIVTGVVTSKTKKEFQDDFVPFGLSHFLPFVISAEDTELHKPHPEPLLKFLELSGVKADTSIYIGDTIYDYECARDAGIDFGLALWGCNQPDSIPAKYKFESPEEILTLFDIS; encoded by the coding sequence ATGTACAGTACCGTTATTTTTGATATTGATGGCACAATAATAAATACTGAACAAGCGGTGTTGGGATCCTTACAGAAATTGCTGGAGAAAAATTATGATCGGAAAATGGAGCAGCATGAACTCGCATTTGTGCTCGGAATCCCGGGAACAGTATCCTTGAGGCAACTAGGTATTGAAGATATTGAACATGCGAATAAATGCTGGAATGATCTTATGAGTGATTACCGGCATACCATTCATGTATATGAGGGTTTTCAACAAGTGTTTACTAACCTTAGGGAGCAATCGATTGTAACAGGGGTTGTAACTTCTAAGACAAAAAAAGAGTTTCAAGATGACTTCGTCCCATTTGGACTCTCTCATTTTCTTCCTTTTGTTATATCTGCAGAAGATACAGAGCTACACAAACCTCATCCGGAGCCATTACTTAAATTTCTTGAACTATCTGGTGTAAAAGCTGACACATCTATATACATCGGTGATACCATTTATGATTACGAATGTGCTAGAGACGCTGGAATAGACTTTGGATTAGCATTGTGGGGATGCAATCAACCTGATTCTATTCCAGCGAAGTATAAGTTCGAGAGTCCAGAAGAGATTTTGACTCTTTTTGATATCAGTTAG
- a CDS encoding HAD-IA family hydrolase, giving the protein MKYKAVLFDFDGTLADTLPVCFYSFQTIFKKYDGRTLSKKEMIEMFGPSETGIIEQNLQNKEKMTEAIEDYYSCYEREHCNLVRMNEEIIYMIEHLRKRKISIGIVTGKARKSLEISLKHLFLSEFYKVAISGDDVVNPKPHPEGINKALKVLGISPQNTLYVGDSNADIEAGKRADVETAGVNWLINSHGSAFTIKPDYEFSSITDFMKIF; this is encoded by the coding sequence TTGAAATACAAAGCAGTTTTATTCGATTTTGATGGAACACTTGCAGATACACTGCCTGTATGTTTCTATTCATTTCAAACAATCTTTAAGAAATACGATGGCAGAACTTTGTCTAAAAAAGAGATGATCGAAATGTTTGGCCCATCGGAGACTGGTATCATTGAACAAAATTTGCAGAATAAAGAAAAAATGACGGAAGCAATAGAAGATTATTATTCTTGTTACGAAAGAGAGCATTGTAATTTAGTAAGGATGAATGAGGAAATAATTTATATGATTGAACACCTAAGGAAGAGAAAAATCTCAATTGGTATTGTAACAGGCAAGGCTAGAAAAAGTTTAGAAATATCACTTAAGCACCTATTCTTAAGTGAATTTTATAAAGTAGCTATTAGTGGTGATGATGTAGTTAACCCAAAACCGCACCCAGAAGGTATTAATAAAGCATTAAAAGTACTCGGAATTTCTCCCCAAAATACACTCTATGTTGGAGATAGTAATGCAGATATTGAGGCTGGAAAAAGAGCAGATGTGGAAACAGCTGGGGTTAACTGGCTTATTAATTCACACGGAAGTGCATTTACGATTAAACCAGATTATGAGTTTTCAAGTATAACAGATTTCATGAAAATCTTCTGA
- the xerS gene encoding tyrosine recombinase XerS, whose translation MDKQMKMHYMQRIDEKLSDLPWYVTEFIDSKKRKLSPTTLLNYCHDYIIFFDWLVAENLTSLSRKEINLETLERLTVREVENFLSFLDYQLGNKKLTINRKLSSLKSLFDYLQNKAETSDLKPYLQRNVMAKIDLNAVKESQETIANRIEGKILREDDFELFRRFVAYDFGEIHKDNKRIFTFHQFNRERDTAIVSLILGSGLRLSEVAGINLDDLDMNKALVRVVRKGDKEQYVYFSKQALLDIENYLQIREARYLPEKHENYLFIAAPVGRKGKSRRLTQRSIEKLVEKYATAFGKPSLTVHSLRHSFATRYHLENNDVPRLKNQLGHSSIQTTMIYTHLTDEEMRNAVNNMDR comes from the coding sequence ATGGATAAACAAATGAAAATGCACTATATGCAACGCATTGATGAAAAACTGTCAGATTTGCCTTGGTATGTTACAGAATTTATCGATAGTAAAAAACGCAAATTATCACCGACAACACTTCTTAATTATTGCCATGATTACATTATATTTTTTGATTGGCTTGTTGCTGAGAATCTAACTTCATTAAGTCGAAAAGAAATAAACTTAGAAACTCTAGAGCGATTAACCGTTCGTGAAGTGGAAAATTTTTTGTCATTCCTGGATTATCAGCTTGGAAACAAGAAACTCACGATAAATCGCAAATTATCCTCGCTCAAATCTTTGTTTGATTACCTGCAGAATAAGGCTGAAACAAGCGATCTGAAGCCTTATCTTCAACGAAATGTGATGGCCAAAATAGATTTAAACGCCGTCAAAGAAAGCCAAGAAACCATTGCAAACCGTATTGAAGGAAAAATCCTTAGAGAAGATGATTTTGAGTTATTCAGGCGATTTGTAGCTTATGATTTCGGTGAAATACATAAAGATAATAAGCGGATCTTTACGTTTCATCAATTCAATCGTGAGCGTGACACAGCGATCGTTTCGCTGATACTAGGTTCGGGACTTAGATTGTCTGAGGTTGCAGGCATTAATTTGGATGATTTAGATATGAATAAAGCTTTAGTAAGAGTGGTTCGTAAAGGTGATAAAGAACAATATGTTTACTTTAGTAAGCAGGCTTTATTGGACATAGAAAATTATCTGCAGATCAGAGAAGCAAGATATTTACCAGAAAAACACGAAAACTATTTATTTATTGCAGCTCCTGTAGGTCGTAAAGGAAAAAGCCGGCGTCTGACACAACGTTCAATCGAAAAGCTGGTTGAAAAATATGCCACGGCCTTTGGAAAACCCTCTCTAACAGTGCATTCGCTTAGACACTCATTTGCAACGCGATATCATTTAGAAAATAACGATGTGCCAAGATTGAAGAATCAATTAGGGCATTCATCGATTCAAACAACAATGATATACACACACTTAACAGATGAAGAGATGCGTAATGCTGTAAATAATATGGACCGATAA
- a CDS encoding winged helix-turn-helix transcriptional regulator, which yields MRVCNEGFDKAFIDDNRDMYAISFTQYVLSGRWKHYILWYLREETRRYTEIKKFLGGLSQGSLTKQLKELEQDGVIKRDVYPEVPPRVEYSLTDKGKKLLPILEKMEDFGREYG from the coding sequence ATGAGGGTCTGTAATGAAGGATTTGATAAAGCGTTTATCGATGATAACAGGGATATGTACGCGATATCCTTTACCCAATATGTCCTTTCAGGTCGTTGGAAACACTATATATTATGGTATCTAAGAGAAGAAACGCGTCGCTATACGGAGATAAAAAAATTTCTTGGCGGTTTATCGCAAGGCTCTCTCACAAAGCAACTTAAAGAGTTGGAGCAAGATGGAGTCATTAAACGTGATGTTTATCCGGAAGTTCCTCCACGGGTAGAGTATTCGCTTACAGACAAGGGGAAAAAATTACTGCCGATTCTTGAGAAGATGGAAGACTTCGGAAGAGAATACGGCTAA
- the nfsA gene encoding oxygen-insensitive NADPH nitroreductase yields the protein MNETISLLHNHVSVRSFTNKPLTEEQREAIYKAASQTSSSSLLQAVSIIRITNPDLRKKAMQLSMDQPYIEEAPEFWIFCADFNRNHQIAPKVDIEYIEFLLVGTFDAGLMAQNALTAAESMGLGGVFIGAVRANINELSDLLKLPKYVIPLVGLCLGTPAEEKPELKPRLPQSMVMLENQYQPLDQEKLAIYDEAMLNYYESRPVMAPFTVKRVKGWSDHIQDHLQRSILPQMMNYLNKQGYAKK from the coding sequence ATGAATGAAACCATTTCATTGCTTCATAATCATGTATCTGTGCGATCTTTTACCAATAAACCCTTGACAGAAGAACAGCGAGAAGCAATCTATAAAGCAGCCAGTCAAACTTCATCTTCCAGTCTTCTTCAAGCTGTTTCGATTATTCGAATCACAAATCCTGATCTTCGAAAAAAAGCGATGCAGCTCAGTATGGATCAACCCTATATTGAAGAAGCACCAGAGTTTTGGATTTTTTGTGCAGATTTCAACCGTAATCATCAAATTGCCCCAAAGGTGGATATTGAATATATTGAATTTCTATTGGTTGGTACGTTCGATGCTGGACTGATGGCACAAAATGCTTTAACAGCAGCCGAATCCATGGGACTTGGTGGTGTATTTATCGGAGCTGTCAGAGCTAATATTAACGAATTATCTGACCTATTGAAATTACCGAAGTATGTGATACCTTTGGTGGGATTATGCCTCGGTACCCCGGCAGAAGAAAAACCTGAACTTAAGCCGCGGCTGCCTCAATCCATGGTCATGCTAGAAAATCAGTATCAACCACTGGATCAAGAGAAATTAGCCATCTATGATGAAGCCATGTTGAATTATTATGAGAGCCGTCCGGTTATGGCTCCCTTCACAGTGAAAAGAGTAAAAGGATGGAGTGACCATATCCAAGATCATCTCCAGAGAAGTATTCTCCCTCAAATGATGAACTATTTGAACAAGCAAGGATATGCGAAAAAATAA
- a CDS encoding FAD-dependent oxidoreductase produces the protein MVTERSHKEPPQQYALPEGAMESAVRFAGGVQALVDAIAATLPEGIIQLNTRVSSVSENGDGNLVIEVDGGKEEIRARAVIITVPPRLAARNIIFRPELAPDLMISLLNKPTWMASHAKVIAVYKRPFWREQGLSGFATSWAGPLQEIHDASPVTGVGALFGFFGISAKRREELGEERIMKLVKEQLIRLFGPLAGHTLALLYKDWSNDPATAVTEDAQPLQDYPNYGPPVGMQSWDKKIFFAGTETAPTQGGHLEGALRSAERAVSELMEHFQSNESHL, from the coding sequence ATGGTTACAGAGCGATCACATAAGGAGCCTCCGCAGCAATATGCGCTGCCAGAGGGAGCTATGGAAAGCGCCGTCAGGTTTGCGGGAGGAGTTCAGGCTCTCGTTGATGCCATAGCGGCTACTCTACCTGAAGGAATCATTCAACTGAATACGAGAGTGAGCTCGGTTAGCGAGAATGGCGACGGCAATCTTGTCATTGAGGTTGATGGGGGAAAGGAAGAAATCAGGGCAAGGGCGGTCATTATAACGGTGCCGCCGCGGCTCGCAGCACGAAACATTATTTTCAGGCCCGAGCTAGCTCCTGATCTGATGATAAGTTTGTTGAACAAGCCTACATGGATGGCATCCCATGCGAAAGTGATTGCGGTCTATAAACGCCCATTTTGGCGGGAACAGGGACTTTCAGGTTTCGCAACAAGCTGGGCAGGACCGCTGCAGGAAATCCATGATGCATCACCTGTTACCGGCGTGGGGGCACTGTTTGGTTTTTTTGGCATATCGGCGAAGAGGCGTGAAGAGTTAGGAGAGGAAAGAATAATGAAGCTTGTCAAAGAGCAATTAATTCGACTCTTTGGGCCGCTTGCGGGACATACGCTTGCTCTTCTCTATAAGGATTGGTCGAACGATCCGGCAACAGCTGTAACTGAAGATGCTCAGCCGCTACAAGACTATCCCAATTATGGCCCTCCAGTAGGTATGCAAAGCTGGGATAAAAAGATCTTTTTTGCGGGTACGGAAACCGCTCCGACACAAGGCGGACATCTGGAAGGTGCGTTACGATCTGCAGAACGAGCGGTATCTGAACTTATGGAGCACTTCCAATCGAATGAATCACATCTTTAG
- a CDS encoding FAD/NAD(P)-binding protein has translation MKKHESVVIVGGGLSGMRTASLLSAKGIPCRVLEARDRIGGRVLSQEVIGRPDLGKFDLGPTWFWPRYEHAITDLFMSLV, from the coding sequence ATGAAAAAACATGAATCAGTAGTAATTGTCGGTGGAGGTTTAAGCGGCATGCGGACAGCTTCTTTGCTTTCCGCTAAAGGGATTCCATGCCGTGTGCTCGAGGCCCGGGATCGTATTGGCGGGAGAGTTTTAAGTCAAGAGGTTATTGGCAGACCTGATCTCGGAAAGTTTGATTTGGGTCCAACGTGGTTCTGGCCGCGTTATGAGCATGCCATTACCGACTTGTTCATGAGCTTGGTTTAA
- a CDS encoding MFS transporter, protein MLDNISDISNKAQSLPPSIMEYVNESKKQRQLHAKTLKVVILSQILAGAGLAAGVTVGALLAQDMLGTDRYAGVPSGLITLGSAAAAYGVGRLSQRWGRRPGLAIGFMTGGLGAIGVVLSVLFNSVPLLFLSMLLYGAGTTTNLQARYAGTDLALPTHRAKAISMAMVFTTLGAVAGPNLVTLTGKFAASFGAPPLSGPFMLAAVAYLIAGLVLFVFLRPDPFLVARAVAEKQRIESITKDAERSRTHENVANKKGIIIGATVMVLTQIVMVAIMTMTPVHMQHHGHGLGAVGIVIGIHVAAMYLPSLITGVLVDKFGHIAMSYAAGFTLLLSGLLAAFGPGDSMVMLILALALLGLGWNFGLISGTAAIVHATPLQIRAKTQGTIDVLIALGGASGGALSGMVVEQSSYTTLSLAGAFLSLLLIPVVLWVRKKKG, encoded by the coding sequence ATGCTGGATAATATTTCAGATATTAGTAACAAGGCACAGAGTCTACCGCCTTCTATTATGGAATACGTGAATGAATCGAAGAAACAGCGTCAGCTACATGCCAAAACGTTAAAGGTTGTTATTTTATCACAAATACTTGCTGGAGCGGGCTTGGCGGCAGGGGTCACCGTAGGCGCATTGCTTGCTCAAGATATGCTGGGCACAGATCGGTATGCCGGAGTTCCTTCAGGACTTATTACGCTGGGTTCCGCCGCAGCCGCTTATGGAGTGGGCCGACTTTCTCAACGATGGGGACGCAGGCCTGGTTTGGCTATAGGATTTATGACAGGCGGTCTGGGCGCTATTGGCGTCGTGCTTTCTGTGTTATTCAACAGTGTGCCTCTACTTTTCCTCTCTATGTTGCTTTATGGGGCAGGCACGACAACCAATTTGCAAGCAAGATATGCGGGAACGGATTTGGCATTGCCAACACATCGGGCAAAAGCGATAAGTATGGCTATGGTTTTCACAACACTTGGCGCTGTTGCCGGTCCGAATCTGGTCACGTTGACTGGCAAGTTCGCTGCGTCCTTTGGCGCTCCGCCATTGTCAGGACCTTTTATGCTGGCAGCGGTGGCGTATCTGATTGCCGGGCTGGTGCTGTTTGTTTTCCTGCGACCTGATCCGTTCCTTGTCGCTAGGGCCGTAGCTGAAAAGCAAAGAATCGAATCCATAACGAAAGATGCGGAACGATCTCGAACACACGAAAATGTCGCCAATAAAAAGGGGATAATCATTGGCGCAACGGTTATGGTTCTTACACAGATTGTGATGGTTGCGATTATGACAATGACTCCCGTTCACATGCAACATCATGGACACGGTTTGGGTGCAGTTGGTATTGTCATCGGCATTCATGTTGCCGCGATGTATCTACCTTCCCTGATCACAGGTGTTCTCGTTGATAAATTCGGACATATCGCCATGTCTTACGCCGCTGGATTTACGTTGTTGTTGTCAGGTTTGCTGGCAGCATTTGGACCTGGCGATTCTATGGTCATGCTTATTCTGGCCCTTGCACTCCTTGGATTGGGTTGGAATTTTGGTTTGATTAGCGGGACGGCAGCAATTGTTCATGCAACACCTTTACAGATTCGGGCGAAAACCCAAGGCACGATTGATGTTTTGATCGCATTAGGCGGAGCTTCTGGCGGCGCGTTGTCGGGTATGGTTGTAGAGCAATCCAGCTACACAACCCTTTCCTTAGCTGGAGCTTTTCTGTCTTTGCTTTTGATTCCAGTTGTCCTTTGGGTTCGTAAGAAGAAAGGTTAA
- the trxA gene encoding thioredoxin, giving the protein MGAVALTKETFQSTIQSGVSLVDFWAPWCGPCQIQLPIVHELADEINDQATIATVNVDEQGELASQFGIRSIPALLLFKDGKLVEQMVGINHKPILKRKILSQVNS; this is encoded by the coding sequence GTGGGAGCAGTAGCACTAACAAAAGAAACGTTTCAAAGTACGATTCAGTCGGGGGTAAGTTTGGTTGATTTTTGGGCTCCTTGGTGTGGGCCTTGTCAAATCCAGCTTCCGATTGTTCATGAATTAGCTGATGAAATTAATGATCAGGCGACGATCGCAACAGTGAACGTCGATGAACAAGGGGAGCTGGCTTCGCAATTTGGTATCCGCAGTATTCCAGCTTTGCTGCTGTTTAAAGATGGTAAGTTAGTAGAACAAATGGTGGGGATCAATCATAAACCTATACTCAAAAGAAAAATCCTGAGTCAAGTAAATTCATAA
- a CDS encoding metalloregulator ArsR/SmtB family transcription factor — translation MTDPMLDSAKLLKEELYKQLSRIGKSLSSDKRLEILTLLSQGPKTVEKLTSSSGMNFANVSRHLQVLLDAKLVKFTKKGTSAIYSLADPSIVDLLNSLWRISEKQLPDISKLKHDFLHNLDNIQTLTMDEVMEKLNSESILLLDLRPKEEFEISHIKGAISVPMEELEYYIRELPKDAEIIAYCRGPLCVYSAIAAQKLQARGFKAFRMDEGLNEWQEHFAH, via the coding sequence ATGACTGATCCTATGCTGGATTCCGCGAAACTCTTAAAAGAAGAGCTCTACAAACAATTATCGAGAATCGGAAAAAGCCTGTCTAGCGATAAGCGTTTGGAAATTCTGACCTTATTGTCCCAGGGACCAAAAACGGTCGAAAAGTTAACCTCATCCTCGGGTATGAATTTTGCAAATGTTTCTCGTCATTTGCAGGTATTACTAGATGCCAAGCTTGTTAAATTCACAAAGAAAGGCACCAGCGCCATCTATTCATTGGCTGATCCCTCTATTGTTGACTTACTTAATTCGTTGTGGAGGATTAGCGAAAAACAACTTCCAGATATCTCAAAACTTAAACACGACTTCTTGCATAACCTGGATAACATCCAAACACTAACGATGGATGAAGTGATGGAGAAGTTAAACTCAGAGTCTATCCTTCTCTTAGATTTACGTCCAAAAGAAGAGTTTGAAATCAGCCATATAAAGGGCGCTATCTCCGTTCCCATGGAAGAACTTGAATATTATATACGTGAATTACCTAAGGACGCTGAAATCATTGCTTATTGCAGAGGCCCACTCTGTGTGTATTCCGCCATCGCTGCACAAAAATTGCAGGCTAGAGGATTCAAAGCTTTTCGAATGGATGAGGGCTTGAATGAATGGCAGGAACATTTTGCTCATTAA